The nucleotide window AATCGCAAGAAGTGACAGCAATCAAGAGCAATACCCTTAATTATGATGCAAAAGCGCAAACAATGTTTGTTCCTTTTAGTTTATTGACACCAAATTCTTTAACCAATTTCGATGGTTCCAAGATCAATCCTTCCTTTAAACTCTATGAATATGAAGTGGAATTGAACAGTGGGGCTGTTGCTGATAGTAAGATGACAGCTTCGGCTGAAGGGGTAACAATTAACGGCGTTACTCCAGCTGATTTTGACCAAATTGAAAATCTTTCTGTCTACGCATTATTTGATGTTAGAAAAGCAACAAAACCTGCTAACTTAACAGCAGGTAGCTATAGTATTAGTAACTCTTCAGTAAAAGGGAAATTTACGGTTGATCATTCTGTAAGTATTACAGCTGAGGATAACATCTCTTATATAGCTGGTGAAACAGTCACACCAGAAAAATTCCTAACAGATATTAACGCAGATGCCAATGGTCCGACAGTTACAAGCGACGTTGCAGAAAAAGTCGATTTTACAAAAGCTGGAACATATACTGTTACACTTAACGCAGAAAATTCAACAGGTGTTAAAAGTGAACCAATGCAAGTAACAGTTACCATCATTGCAAAAACAGCCATCACAGCTGACCCAGAAGTATCATATGAGCTTGATGAAGCAAAAACAGAAGCTGAATTTTTGGCTGATATTAAAGCAACGACAAATGATGAAACTGCAATTACAAGTGATTTTGCTACTGTAGTAGACTTTACAAAAGCTGGGGAGTATACAGTTACATTAAATGCAGAATCAGATGTCCAAAAAGCAGATTCACTTACTGTAAAAGTAAAAATCAATGAAAAACCAGTAGAACCAGTGATACCAACACCAGATCCAGATCCGACACCAGACCCAGATCCAACACCAGATCCAGACGATCCAACGACGGATCCGGATAATCCAGAACCAACGCCTGCAACAGGTAAAGCTAGTCAATCTGGTGGTTTAACAAGGAAATCCACAAAGTCTGGAGCTTCTTATTCAGCTCAAGCAACTAGCAATACAATAAAATTACCAAAAACAGGGGATTCGTTACCAGCAACAGGCGTAGTCATGGGATTCTTAGTCTTAGGATTAGGCGTTATGATTGCTCGTAAAAAATAGATAAAAAAACCAAGTAGATAAATTATTCATATTCAAAATTGTTTTAGCGAAGAATTTTGGCTTATAAGGAGGGGGAGCTAGTAATCAAAGCATTTTTTCTTATAGGTCACAGTTCTTCGTATTTTTAAACAATTTTTTCAGATTTATAAGGCTTTATTGATTCGGAAAACCATTAAAATGTCACAAAATAGTTGTTGCAATGGAAGCCTCCGAAGATATAATCTGCTTATTTGATTGGAACTAGCCATTCCAAGGACGTTTAATAATAAGTAACTTGATAATAGAAAGGAACAACCAAGATGACAATCAAATCTAAAATTATGAAAATCGGAATTTGTAGCGTGATGGTACTCGTACCACTTTCTCAAACTGCTTTACCAAGTTTTGCTGCAGAAGAAGTAGGAGAAGAAGTAAGTTCAGATATTGTGAACATTCCAGATTCAGCCTTAAGAGCGCAACTAAATCAAATAATCGGCCAACCAGCCGCAGCGGATATTACCAAATCGCAACTAACAGGTTTTAGGACCTTGAGCTTAAACTCTGGTATTACAGACTTCACAGGACTTGAATATGCAACTAACCTGGAAACTTTAACATTGAACAGCGTTAATGCAACTAACTATACAGCTATAGGACAGTTAAAAACGTTAAAAACTTTATGGGTTCAAAATTCTAATGTAACTTCCAGCTCAATGCCTGATCTAAATGGTTTAACTAATTTAGAAAGTCTAGACCTAAGCAATAACAAGTTAGATGATTCCGCTTATGCGAAATTTAATCAGCTATCCAGTTTAACTGATCTTAATTTATCCGGTAATAAAGGACTTACTAGTGTAAGCGAGCTTCAAAGTTTGTCTAATCTAACAAAATTAAATCTAAATAATTGCCAAGTATCTGATTTTAGAGGTATAGAAAATCTCTCGCATCTTACGAGTTTAACCTCAACAGGGGCCCAGTTTATACCATCGGAAGTGCTGGAAATTAAGAGCAGTACCCTTAAGTATGACGCCAAACAACAAACCATGTTTGTTCCATTTGACATCATGACACCGAGCCATATAACCAACTATGACGGTTCGGAAGTTAATCCAGCATATAAAACAATGGCTTATCGACTTATATTAAATGATGAGGACATTGATTACGATAGAATAACAGGTATGCCGGATGGTTTATCAATCACAGGTGTGACCCCAGCAGAGTTTGACCAAATTGAAACATTAACTTTATGGACTACGTTTGATTCTAAAGAAGTAAAAACACCGCCTAATTTAGCCGGAGGAACATTTAATGTTAGTGGATCAGGCATGCAAGATTTTACTGTCGACCATTCAGCCATAATTACAGCAGAAGAGAATATTTCCTACGTAGCAGGCGGAGCAGTCACACCAGAAAAATTCTTAGCAGATATTAAAGCAGATGCGAACGGTGCAACAGTTACTAGTGACGTGGCAGAAAAAGTTGATTTTGCTAAAGCTGGAACGTATACCGTCACGTTGAATGCAACCAATTCACTAGGTGTGCAAGCTGAACCAGTTCAAGTGACAGTGACAATCATTGAAAAAACAGTTATCACTGCTGATCCAGAAATCACTTACAATCTAAATGAAGCAAAAACAGAAGCAGAATTCTTGGCAGAAATTAAAGCAGCAACAAATGATGAAACTGCAATTACCAGTGATTTCGCCACTGCAGTAGATTTCACCAAAGCAGGCGAATACACAGTAACACTCAATGCAGAATCTGATGTACAAAAAGCAGATCCACTTACTGTAAAAGTAAAAGTAAGCGAAAAAGCACCAGATCCAGAACCAACGCCAAATCCAGAAACACCATCTGATGAACCTGTTCAGTCTTCTGATTCCGTAGATGACCCAAGCAATAATGAAGTAGAAAAAGCAGTGGAATCAGCGGACTCAGCGGATTCAGCAGACCCTGTAGTATCTATTTCCGCTCAAGCAACTACAAATACAGTGAAATTACCAAAAACAGGTGACTCACTACCAGCAACTGGTGTAGTCGTAGGATTCTTAGTCTTAGGGCTAGGCGTTATGATTGCACGTAAAAAATAAATAAAAAACTATTCGCTCTACATTGAGCGAATAGTTTTTTATGAATCAAGATGTGCTTTTAGTCGGATAATGAGTATCTATGTATACCTTAAAGAACGAAAAACAAAAGCATCTTGCTGGAAAAAGTCACAATTTAGTCACATTTTATGAATCGTATAGTACTGGATAGAATACTAGATGAATAGATGGTTTCTTCTGATTTTTGATTTCTTAAATCGTTTTTATGATTTATTTATGGGTGAAATCATCAAGGAATGTTCACAAAATGGCTATTGGTATTTATAATCGATGGGTATATAATTTAAAAGGTTAGACTAGTGTTTAGCTGTTTTAAGATAATCAACTTGATAAAAGAGAGGAACAACAAAAGATGTCAATAAAATCTAAAATTATGAAAATCGGAATTTGTAGTGTCATGGTACTAATGCCACTATCCCAAATTTCTTTACCAAGTTTTGCCGCAGAAGAAACAGGGGAAGAAGCAAGTTCAGATATTGTGAACATTCCAGATTCAGAAGTAAGAGCACAACTAAACCAAATAATTGGTCAAGCAGCCACGGCGGATATTACAAAAGCTCAAATGTTAGGATTTACGACTATGAGCTTTTCTGGTTCAATTACGGACTTAACGGGTCTTGAAGCTGCAACTAATCTTAATTCGTTAACGATAAGCAGTAAAACTATAACTAATTATGAAGCATTAGCTAAACTAACTAATTTGAATGCCCTAGGGATTGAAAATTCTAACCTGACTTCAAGTTTGCTACCTGATTTAAATGGTTTAACCAATTTAGCTAATTTGATACTAATTAATAATAAGCTAGATAATTCGGTTTACCCTAAGATTAAAAATCTACCTAATTTAACTACTCTTAATTTGTCTGGAAATAAAGAAATCACCAATGTTAGTGAGCTACAAAGTTTGGTTAATCTTACTAGCTTAAATGTTTCCGACTGTCAGATAGCTGATCTAAGCGGTTTGGATGTTTTTCCAAAATTAACTGATTTCAATGGAGTGAACCAACGGTTTGCGCCTCTGGAAGAGACAGCGATTAAAAGCAAGATGCTTAATTACAATGCGGCAGCACAAACCATGTTTGTCCCGTTTGACATAATGACACCAGGTTCAATCAACAACTTTAATGGTTCAAAGATTACACCTTCTTACAAACCTGACATGTACATGATAGAACTTGACAACGGTGTTATTGATGGCGATAGAATGACTGGATCAGTTGAGGGGATTACAGTAAGTGATATGACGCCAACTGAGTTTGACCAAATTGAAAAATTCACTTTATATACTATATTTGATTTTTCAAAAGCAGGCACACCAGCCAATTTAGTAGGAAAAACATATACTGTAAATGCTGCGGGTATACAAAAATTCACTGTTGATCACTCCGTAGATATCACCGCTGAAGAGAACATATCTTATGTAGCTGGCGGAACAGTGACACCAGCAAAATTCTTAGCAGATATTAAAGCAGATGCAAACGGTTCGACAATTACTAGTGATGTGGCAGAAAAAGTGGATTTTGCAACGCCTGGTGTCTATACTGTTACACTAAATGCGCAAAACACTCTTGGCGTGAAAAGTGAACCATTCCAAGTGACGGTAACAGTTGAAGCAAAAACAGTTATCACAGCTGATCCAGAAATCACTTATAGTCTAAACGAAGCAAAAACAGAAGAAGAATTCTTAACAGAAATTAAAGCTATCACAAATAACGAAACACCAATTACTAGTGATTTTGCAACAGTTGTTGACTTTACAAAACCTGGTAAATACAAAGTAACACTTAGTGCGGAATCAGCTCTCCAAAAAGCTGCACCGCTTACTGTAACGGTAACAATAAGTGAAACAATACCGGATCCAGACCCAACACCAGACCCGGATCCAACACCTGATCCAGACCCAACAGATCCAACAGACCCAGTTGATCCAGCTGAACCGGCTAATTCGGTCGATCCGGTCGATCCTGTAGTTGAAATTTCAGCCACCACACCTGTAACCACAGTGAAATTATTACCAAAAACAGGTGATTCACTACCAGTAACAGGCGTAGTCGTAGGATTCTTAGTCTTAGGATTAGGCGTTATGATTGCACGTAAAAAATAAATAAACAAAAAAACTATCTGTTCCAATATATTGGGCGGATAGTTTTTTTGTTTATTTGAAAGCATCTGATTTCATTTCGACAAAAATTCGACAAAATTAGCTCTTTTTGTTGTTGATATAAAGCACTAACCAAAATCCGCATAAAAACTAGGATTGTGATACAAAAAGTCCATG belongs to Listeria swaminathanii and includes:
- a CDS encoding LapB repeat-containing protein, translating into MSIKSKIIKIGVCSVMVLVPLSQTSLPSFAVEETGTDTGVNNINIPDPVLKATLNSNLGAASTADITEAQMLTLTGLNLSGNITDLTGLEYAKNLNMLTISDINAGSYAPVAQLTNLEHLIISGSNVTSSMIPDLTGVTGLKNLSITNASLDNSVYSKINNIPNLATLNLTGNKNITNITNLKNLPNLSTLIVENCQIADYKGVEDFPRLTNFSGGKQAFESQEVTAIKSNTLNYDAKAQTMFVPFSLLTPNSLTNFDGSKINPSFKLYEYEVELNSGAVADSKMTASAEGVTINGVTPADFDQIENLSVYALFDVRKATKPANLTAGSYSISNSSVKGKFTVDHSVSITAEDNISYIAGETVTPEKFLTDINADANGPTVTSDVAEKVDFTKAGTYTVTLNAENSTGVKSEPMQVTVTIIAKTAITADPEVSYELDEAKTEAEFLADIKATTNDETAITSDFATVVDFTKAGEYTVTLNAESDVQKADSLTVKVKINEKPVEPVIPTPDPDPTPDPDPTPDPDDPTTDPDNPEPTPATGKASQSGGLTRKSTKSGASYSAQATSNTIKLPKTGDSLPATGVVMGFLVLGLGVMIARKK
- a CDS encoding LapB repeat-containing protein; the protein is MTIKSKIMKIGICSVMVLVPLSQTALPSFAAEEVGEEVSSDIVNIPDSALRAQLNQIIGQPAAADITKSQLTGFRTLSLNSGITDFTGLEYATNLETLTLNSVNATNYTAIGQLKTLKTLWVQNSNVTSSSMPDLNGLTNLESLDLSNNKLDDSAYAKFNQLSSLTDLNLSGNKGLTSVSELQSLSNLTKLNLNNCQVSDFRGIENLSHLTSLTSTGAQFIPSEVLEIKSSTLKYDAKQQTMFVPFDIMTPSHITNYDGSEVNPAYKTMAYRLILNDEDIDYDRITGMPDGLSITGVTPAEFDQIETLTLWTTFDSKEVKTPPNLAGGTFNVSGSGMQDFTVDHSAIITAEENISYVAGGAVTPEKFLADIKADANGATVTSDVAEKVDFAKAGTYTVTLNATNSLGVQAEPVQVTVTIIEKTVITADPEITYNLNEAKTEAEFLAEIKAATNDETAITSDFATAVDFTKAGEYTVTLNAESDVQKADPLTVKVKVSEKAPDPEPTPNPETPSDEPVQSSDSVDDPSNNEVEKAVESADSADSADPVVSISAQATTNTVKLPKTGDSLPATGVVVGFLVLGLGVMIARKK
- a CDS encoding LapB repeat-containing protein; translated protein: MSIKSKIMKIGICSVMVLMPLSQISLPSFAAEETGEEASSDIVNIPDSEVRAQLNQIIGQAATADITKAQMLGFTTMSFSGSITDLTGLEAATNLNSLTISSKTITNYEALAKLTNLNALGIENSNLTSSLLPDLNGLTNLANLILINNKLDNSVYPKIKNLPNLTTLNLSGNKEITNVSELQSLVNLTSLNVSDCQIADLSGLDVFPKLTDFNGVNQRFAPLEETAIKSKMLNYNAAAQTMFVPFDIMTPGSINNFNGSKITPSYKPDMYMIELDNGVIDGDRMTGSVEGITVSDMTPTEFDQIEKFTLYTIFDFSKAGTPANLVGKTYTVNAAGIQKFTVDHSVDITAEENISYVAGGTVTPAKFLADIKADANGSTITSDVAEKVDFATPGVYTVTLNAQNTLGVKSEPFQVTVTVEAKTVITADPEITYSLNEAKTEEEFLTEIKAITNNETPITSDFATVVDFTKPGKYKVTLSAESALQKAAPLTVTVTISETIPDPDPTPDPDPTPDPDPTDPTDPVDPAEPANSVDPVDPVVEISATTPVTTVKLLPKTGDSLPVTGVVVGFLVLGLGVMIARKK